The Primulina eburnea isolate SZY01 chromosome 8, ASM2296580v1, whole genome shotgun sequence genome contains a region encoding:
- the LOC140838900 gene encoding transcription factor MYB80-like, whose amino-acid sequence MGRIPCCEKENVKRGQWTPEEDQKLSSYIAQNGTRNWRLIPKHAGLQRCGKSCRLRWTNYLRPDLKHGQFSEAEEQTIITLHSVLGNRWSVIAAQLQGRTDNDVKNHWNTKLKKKLSGMGIDPVTHKPFSHLITEIATLPPQQAPNLAEAALGCFKDEMLHLLTKRRIDLQMQQCGTASSNHNICIKPEDNKDDTIEKIKSGLSNAINEPDSFPINKPWDPIGTTSVNLDRIFNTRSGSDSGFRYELAFFGDHGDVSPWSQSLCTGSTCTAGDQHGHLHENLEDEQGENSGSRKETRIGSNIFNSDCSLWDLPSDDLINSMS is encoded by the exons ATGGGTAGAATTCCATGCTGTGAAAAGGAGAATGTCAAAAGAGGGCAATGGACTCCGGAGGAAGACCAGAAACTGTCGTCCTACATTGCTCAAAATGGAACTAGGAACTGGCGTCTCATTCCCAAGCATGCTG GCCTTCAGAGATGTGGGAAGAGCTGTAGATTGCGATGGACTAATTACCTCCGTCCTGACCTCAAACACGGGCAATTCTCAGAGGCAGAAGAGCAGACTATCATAACCCTTCACTCGGTCCTCGGAAACCG ATGGTCTGTAATTGCTGCCCAGCTGCAGGGACGCACAGACAATGATGTTAAAAATCATTGGAACACCAAACTCAAGAAGAAGCTTTCCGGTATGGGAATTGATCCCGTCACACACAAGCCATTTTCTCACCTCATAACAGAGATAGCCACGCTTCCACCACAACAGGCTCCAAATTTGGCTGAAGCAGCCTTAGGGTGCTTCAAAGATGAAATGCTTCATCTCCTCACAAAGAGACGTATCGACCTCCAGATGCAGCAATGTGGAACAGCTTCATCTAACCACAATATTTGCATTAAACCCgaagataataaagatgatacaATTGAAAAGATCAAATCTGGGTTGTCAAATGCCATAAATGAGCCTGACTCGTTTCCAATAAATAAGCCTTGGGACCCTATTGGAACAACTTCCGTGAATCTCGATAGAATTTTCAACACTCGTTCAGGATCAGATTCTGGATTTCGCTATGAACTAGCGTTTTTTGGAGATCATGGGGATGTATCTCCATGGAGCCAGAGTTTGTGCACTGGGAGCACGTGCACTGCAGGGGACCAGCATGGTCATTTGCATGAAAACCTCGAGGATGAACAAGGGGAGAACTCTGGAAGTAGAAAAGAAACAAGAATTGGATCCAATATTTTCAACTCAGACTGCTCCTTGTGGGATTTACCATCCGATGATTTGATTAATTCTATGAGTTAG